One genomic segment of Chthoniobacterales bacterium includes these proteins:
- a CDS encoding NAD(P)-dependent oxidoreductase — protein MKVAVIGANGFIGSRIVEQFHLGGKHEVIPVVRKPASLALPARFSLEWRLGDALDVDSLAAALKGCDAVVHAAIGDPRQIEAMPEILCDAAAKAGVARVVYLSSASVHGQNIPAGSTEETSLHTQHALEYNNSKVIAEAAFFDAVRKHKLTGYALRPGVVYGPRSRWIGDLVQELRTRQAWLHNGGAGICNGIYVDNLVAAIALCLEAPNGDGEAYLVGDEGTTTWADFYHRAADAFGISRENIHDVKDLPVFRKSFRERVEKTVQKPWVQSLLPAVPGQWKRATKTLLASWNPPGGPDAWSIPGRTPQPHITEEMALLQQNQWKLPHQKASRVLGYNPPVTFEEGMRRSLAWLKFATEVGA, from the coding sequence ATGAAAGTCGCCGTCATTGGAGCCAACGGATTCATTGGAAGCCGCATCGTCGAGCAGTTCCACCTCGGTGGAAAGCACGAGGTCATCCCCGTCGTTCGCAAGCCGGCCAGCCTCGCGCTGCCGGCGCGTTTCTCCCTCGAATGGCGACTCGGCGACGCTCTCGACGTCGACTCGCTCGCGGCCGCGCTGAAAGGCTGCGACGCCGTCGTGCACGCCGCGATCGGCGATCCGCGCCAGATCGAAGCCATGCCCGAGATTCTTTGCGATGCCGCCGCGAAGGCTGGAGTCGCGCGGGTCGTCTACCTCAGCAGCGCCTCCGTCCACGGTCAGAACATTCCGGCCGGCTCGACCGAGGAAACCTCGCTCCACACCCAGCACGCGCTCGAATACAACAACTCGAAGGTCATCGCCGAGGCCGCGTTTTTCGATGCCGTGCGGAAGCACAAGCTCACCGGTTACGCGCTGCGTCCCGGCGTCGTGTATGGTCCGCGCTCGCGCTGGATCGGCGATCTCGTGCAGGAGCTTCGCACCCGCCAGGCATGGCTGCACAACGGCGGCGCCGGCATTTGCAATGGTATCTACGTGGACAATCTCGTCGCGGCGATCGCGCTTTGTCTCGAGGCTCCGAACGGCGACGGCGAAGCGTATCTCGTCGGCGACGAAGGGACGACGACGTGGGCTGATTTCTACCACCGCGCGGCGGATGCCTTCGGAATCTCGCGGGAGAATATTCATGACGTGAAGGATCTGCCCGTCTTCCGGAAATCCTTTCGCGAGCGGGTCGAAAAGACCGTGCAGAAACCGTGGGTGCAGTCCCTGCTGCCGGCCGTTCCGGGCCAGTGGAAGCGCGCGACCAAGACCCTGCTTGCATCCTGGAATCCCCCAGGCGGGCCGGACGCGTGGTCCATTCCCGGCCGGACGCCGCAGCCTCACATCACCGAGGAAATGGCGCTTCTTCAGCAAAACCAGTGGAAGTTGCCGCACCAGAAGGCGTCCCGCGTGCTCGGCTACAATCCTCCGGTGACGTTCGAGGAGGGGATGCGTCGCAGTCTCGCGTGGTTGAAATTCGCGACGGAGGTCGGCGCGTGA
- a CDS encoding Gfo/Idh/MocA family oxidoreductase has translation MKVTSTPVPVVLVGCGAVSQAFYAPALRVLSQKGDLSVVALVDPLVPARNLLAETFPDAVCADRLEEISAPEGALVIIATPPRFHATQTMEAFRRGWHVLCEKPMASSTAECEEMIAAAEASKRLLAIGLYKRFFPSSRYIKDLVAGGQLGALRRFSIVEGGPFKWPAATPSFFNKAQTPGGVLLDIGVHTLDLLTWWLGEPESFTCEDDAMGGLEINSHVNLVFPNGASGSVHLSRDWGTANEYRFEFEGGIVSWKVNDANNLTVQLAGTSASFQAHLANPIADLEDVLPRHSLATNPQSFIAQLQNVIGALRGEEPLLIDGSEGLRSLRLIEACYRKRTLIEQPWFSAVETARARELALQP, from the coding sequence ATGAAAGTCACTTCCACTCCTGTTCCTGTCGTCCTGGTCGGCTGCGGCGCCGTCTCGCAGGCGTTCTACGCGCCGGCGTTGCGGGTTCTTTCCCAAAAGGGCGACCTTTCCGTGGTCGCTCTCGTGGACCCGCTCGTGCCCGCGCGAAACCTTCTTGCCGAGACCTTTCCCGACGCCGTTTGCGCGGATCGTCTGGAGGAAATCTCGGCTCCGGAGGGGGCGCTCGTTATTATCGCCACTCCGCCGCGCTTCCATGCGACGCAGACAATGGAGGCCTTCCGACGCGGGTGGCATGTGCTCTGCGAAAAACCGATGGCTTCCTCAACCGCCGAATGCGAGGAAATGATCGCCGCGGCCGAGGCTTCGAAGCGCCTTCTGGCGATCGGTCTCTACAAACGCTTTTTTCCGTCCAGCCGCTACATCAAGGATCTCGTGGCGGGTGGTCAGCTCGGCGCGCTTCGGAGATTTTCGATCGTCGAAGGTGGCCCGTTCAAATGGCCCGCGGCGACTCCCTCGTTTTTCAACAAGGCGCAAACCCCCGGCGGCGTGCTGCTCGACATCGGTGTGCATACGCTCGACCTGCTCACGTGGTGGCTCGGTGAACCGGAGTCGTTCACCTGCGAGGACGACGCGATGGGCGGCCTCGAGATCAATTCCCACGTCAATCTCGTGTTCCCAAATGGCGCGAGCGGATCGGTGCACCTCAGTCGCGATTGGGGGACGGCCAACGAATATCGCTTCGAATTCGAGGGCGGAATCGTGTCCTGGAAGGTCAACGATGCGAACAACCTCACCGTCCAGCTCGCGGGCACGAGCGCCTCATTCCAGGCTCATCTCGCCAATCCCATCGCCGATCTGGAAGACGTCCTGCCCCGCCACTCTCTCGCGACGAATCCGCAAAGTTTCATCGCCCAGCTTCAGAATGTGATCGGCGCCCTGCGGGGCGAGGAGCCGCTTCTCATCGACGGCTCGGAGGGCCTCCGCTCGCTGCGTCTCATCGAGGCCTGCTATCGCAAGCGCACGCTGATCGAACAACCCTGGTTCTCCGCGGTCGAGACCGCCCGCGCCCGGGAACTTGCTCTCCAGCCATGA
- a CDS encoding glycosyltransferase family 4 protein encodes MKILLGSHAFLPMLGGIEVISNVLAEEFVKAGHEVHLITQTPGDGADAFPFQVTRQPSAGKVRELAQWSDVFFQNNISIQTLLAALPVQRKIVIAYQTWIRRTDSKPSLLHWSKAQISRLIPRNVAISRAIADTIPGRSVLIPNPYDHHTYRPIEGITRDRDLIFVGRVVSDKGADLLLDALGKLAVKGQRPNLTIVGVGPEVEPLKAQAAVLGIAGQVHFAGPHRGEALARLMNQHRVLVVPSRWAEPFGIVALEGIGCGCAVIGSADGGLADAIGACGVTFPNGDVDALANAVERLLGDPSAIPPLLAAAPEHLHRHRGDVIAGRYLEVFSELVR; translated from the coding sequence GTGAAGATCCTGCTGGGCTCTCACGCGTTTCTTCCCATGCTCGGGGGCATCGAGGTCATCTCCAATGTCCTCGCGGAGGAGTTCGTCAAGGCGGGCCACGAGGTCCACCTCATCACGCAGACTCCCGGCGACGGCGCCGACGCGTTTCCCTTTCAGGTGACCCGTCAACCCTCGGCCGGCAAGGTGCGGGAGCTTGCCCAATGGAGCGATGTATTCTTCCAGAACAACATCAGCATCCAGACGCTCCTCGCCGCGCTGCCCGTGCAGCGAAAGATCGTGATCGCCTACCAGACGTGGATCCGGCGCACGGATTCCAAGCCGTCGCTGCTCCACTGGTCGAAAGCCCAGATCTCCCGACTGATTCCACGGAATGTCGCGATCAGCCGGGCGATCGCGGACACGATTCCCGGTCGCAGCGTGCTGATCCCCAATCCCTACGATCACCACACCTATCGGCCGATCGAGGGAATCACGCGGGATCGCGATCTCATTTTCGTCGGGCGGGTGGTTTCCGACAAGGGTGCGGACCTTCTGCTCGACGCCCTCGGAAAACTCGCCGTGAAGGGACAGCGTCCGAATCTCACCATCGTCGGCGTCGGCCCGGAGGTCGAGCCCTTGAAGGCGCAGGCCGCCGTGCTCGGAATCGCCGGGCAGGTTCACTTTGCGGGGCCGCATCGCGGCGAAGCGCTGGCCCGCCTCATGAACCAGCACCGCGTTCTCGTGGTGCCCTCGCGCTGGGCGGAGCCTTTCGGCATCGTGGCGCTCGAGGGAATCGGGTGCGGATGCGCGGTGATCGGCTCGGCGGATGGCGGCCTCGCGGACGCGATTGGCGCGTGTGGCGTGACCTTCCCGAATGGCGATGTCGATGCCCTGGCGAATGCCGTGGAACGGCTGCTTGGTGATCCCTCGGCCATTCCGCCATTGCTCGCCGCCGCCCCGGAACATTTGCACCGGCATCGCGGCGACGTGATCGCTGGCCGGTATCTCGAGGTCTTTTCGGAGCTGGTGCGCTGA
- a CDS encoding glycosyltransferase family 9 protein, with protein sequence MSWKRNLVENLVRAVSLVSPSSPLPVSPKRILVLRNNDIGDLLVISALFEALKRKFPEAKIIAAVGSWACPVIENNPFVDEVFRVTAPWHNKAISGQTDGKRFAYCFSSPEVAELRARKCDVGIDVLGSPFGSFMMMRAGIPYRLGVRGYAGGWSGCHKWVESDGETYVGRGALKFVELLGASEAELPSVKPQLYLSAAEVARGEELWGDTTGKLRLVMGVGGGFPEKCWPPERFRELLELLEEDGGFVVKLVGGKVEVPMGESLAKGLSGVETLCGKVSLRETFALTAAADRVVTNPSMLMHVAAAFSVPAVVSMGPFFPSVIEHNRLWICNDITTVLGCEVKANRHEVATAREVFDALKALQKHSTPPAVHV encoded by the coding sequence ATGAGTTGGAAACGTAATCTTGTCGAAAATCTGGTTCGTGCCGTCTCGCTGGTCTCGCCCTCGTCGCCGCTCCCGGTTTCCCCGAAGCGCATTCTCGTTCTGCGGAACAACGACATTGGCGATCTCCTCGTCATCAGCGCGCTCTTCGAGGCGCTGAAGCGGAAATTTCCGGAGGCGAAGATCATCGCCGCCGTCGGGTCGTGGGCCTGTCCCGTCATCGAGAACAATCCGTTCGTCGATGAAGTCTTTCGTGTCACCGCACCATGGCACAACAAGGCCATCTCCGGGCAAACGGATGGCAAACGCTTCGCGTATTGCTTCTCGTCCCCGGAGGTGGCCGAGTTGCGTGCCAGGAAATGCGATGTCGGCATCGATGTGCTCGGCAGCCCCTTTGGCTCGTTCATGATGATGCGAGCCGGCATTCCGTATCGTCTCGGGGTGCGCGGTTACGCCGGAGGCTGGTCTGGCTGCCACAAATGGGTGGAGTCGGATGGCGAGACCTACGTCGGCCGCGGCGCCTTGAAGTTCGTCGAGTTGCTTGGGGCGAGCGAAGCGGAATTGCCCTCGGTGAAACCGCAGCTTTATCTCTCCGCGGCCGAGGTCGCGCGTGGTGAAGAGCTTTGGGGCGATACGACCGGCAAGCTTCGGCTCGTCATGGGCGTCGGCGGCGGCTTCCCCGAGAAATGCTGGCCGCCGGAGCGTTTCCGCGAATTGCTCGAACTCCTCGAAGAGGATGGGGGCTTCGTCGTGAAGCTCGTCGGCGGCAAGGTCGAGGTGCCCATGGGCGAATCACTCGCCAAGGGCCTGTCCGGGGTGGAAACGCTCTGCGGGAAAGTCTCGCTTCGGGAAACGTTCGCACTGACTGCCGCGGCGGATCGCGTGGTCACCAATCCCAGCATGCTCATGCACGTGGCCGCCGCCTTTTCCGTGCCGGCCGTGGTTTCGATGGGCCCGTTCTTTCCCTCGGTGATCGAGCACAATCGGCTCTGGATCTGCAACGACATCACCACCGTTCTCGGCTGCGAAGTGAAAGCCAATCGTCATGAGGTCGCGACGGCTCGCGAAGTCTTCGACGCCTTGAAAGCCCTTCAAAAACACTCAACCCCGCCCGCTGTCCATGTCTGA
- a CDS encoding glycosyltransferase family 2 protein, whose product MSEPQISICIPAFKAEKYLLETLESVRAQTFAHWELIVVEDGSHDRTEEIVREFAGSVDQPVRFERHPENRGLPATRNTCIARAVAPFVALLDSDDLWTPDHLANLVQRASETGADLIHSGVVLFASETGEEIELRVASEKAIDEFPRSLFLADYAIQPSSVLLRRSLWGETGGFDPNCRYVEDREFWMRLVRAGARVSYVPAITCRYRQHSSAMSKNAAAMALGCAEVFERNADWQAVPLDLRRQSAAEGWCSAGRIIMKEDPTLAQDYFGRALRHASGSPRLLAYWFAATVLAISKRRQRI is encoded by the coding sequence ATGTCTGAACCTCAGATCAGTATCTGCATCCCGGCCTTCAAGGCGGAGAAATATCTGCTCGAAACGCTCGAGAGCGTGCGGGCGCAGACCTTCGCGCATTGGGAACTCATCGTCGTCGAGGACGGTTCCCACGATCGCACCGAGGAGATTGTTCGCGAGTTCGCCGGAAGCGTCGATCAGCCAGTGCGCTTCGAGCGGCATCCCGAGAATCGCGGATTGCCCGCCACCCGCAATACCTGCATCGCCCGGGCCGTTGCCCCGTTCGTGGCGTTGCTCGATTCGGATGACCTCTGGACCCCTGACCATCTCGCGAACCTGGTCCAGCGGGCATCCGAGACCGGGGCCGACCTCATCCACTCCGGAGTCGTTCTGTTCGCGAGCGAGACGGGCGAGGAGATCGAGTTACGGGTCGCCTCCGAAAAGGCGATCGACGAGTTCCCCCGGTCCCTTTTCCTGGCGGACTACGCCATCCAGCCATCGTCTGTTCTTCTCCGTCGTTCGCTCTGGGGGGAGACGGGAGGCTTCGACCCGAACTGCCGGTATGTCGAGGACCGCGAATTCTGGATGCGACTGGTGCGCGCGGGTGCGCGGGTGAGCTACGTGCCCGCGATCACCTGCCGGTATCGCCAGCACAGCTCCGCGATGAGCAAGAATGCCGCCGCGATGGCCCTCGGCTGTGCCGAAGTTTTTGAACGCAACGCCGATTGGCAGGCCGTGCCCCTCGATCTCCGCCGGCAAAGCGCCGCGGAGGGCTGGTGCTCGGCCGGACGTATTATCATGAAAGAAGATCCCACCCTCGCGCAGGACTATTTTGGTCGTGCCCTCCGCCATGCCTCAGGCTCTCCCCGCCTGCTCGCCTACTGGTTTGCGGCCACCGTCCTGGCCATCTCCAAACGCCGCCAGAGGATTTGA
- a CDS encoding GMC family oxidoreductase, whose translation MKTDLQDVPAGTNFRSDVCIVGAGVAGLLLATRLAKLGFSVNLLEAGGGNLEERSQELYNVAMAEANYAGATEARFRVFGGSSTRWGGQLLPLPDEVFQGRDALGGTGWPISRADIESYYAEVQDVMGVNTLPFTADLLKTKGHATILNSPDIRLRFSKWASFSRRNLARTLGRECLASGSITVFLHANVVAIELRDSADAVQSVTARDYEGREFVFRASEFILTAGTIETCRLLLASRSVQPGGVGNGNDLVGRYFHDHVSVPFITLAGPARAEVLRRFAPYFFDGTLHTPKLEASPELQARHGMLAVMAHIALEEPEESGLGAVRQVLRSLQRREWLTPPGKLLLGLPRGAVDIASAWYGMKFRQRRYVTPGAKVQIKIDTEQMPSAINRIRLENRVDAVGMPKAVIDWRVSADEKRTVATFAGELKRIFAAEGISGMVWPQDVPAGMDAAISHSHDTYHSMGGTRFGASEREGVVDADLRVHGVENLFVASCSVFPSGGSSNPTFTLMALTLRLAKHLNARRNSVATATSVAAEVAAS comes from the coding sequence ATGAAAACGGATCTTCAGGACGTGCCCGCAGGCACGAATTTTCGGAGCGATGTTTGTATCGTGGGCGCCGGGGTGGCGGGGCTGCTCCTTGCGACCCGTCTGGCGAAACTGGGATTCTCCGTGAACCTGCTCGAAGCGGGTGGGGGAAATCTCGAGGAGCGCAGCCAGGAACTCTACAATGTCGCGATGGCAGAGGCGAATTACGCCGGCGCGACCGAGGCGCGCTTCCGGGTCTTCGGCGGCTCCTCCACGCGCTGGGGCGGCCAGTTGCTTCCGCTGCCCGACGAAGTGTTTCAGGGGCGGGACGCGCTTGGCGGCACGGGCTGGCCGATCTCCCGCGCGGATATCGAATCCTATTACGCCGAGGTGCAGGATGTGATGGGGGTGAACACGCTGCCCTTCACCGCCGATCTGTTGAAGACAAAGGGACACGCCACGATCCTGAATTCGCCCGATATCCGGCTGCGCTTTTCGAAATGGGCTTCGTTCTCCCGCCGCAACCTCGCCCGCACGCTCGGCCGCGAGTGTCTCGCATCCGGCTCGATCACGGTCTTCCTTCACGCCAACGTGGTCGCGATCGAACTCCGCGATTCGGCCGATGCCGTTCAGTCCGTGACCGCTCGCGATTACGAAGGCCGGGAGTTTGTCTTTCGCGCTTCGGAATTCATTCTCACGGCGGGAACGATCGAAACCTGCCGCCTCCTGCTTGCGTCCCGCAGCGTCCAGCCTGGGGGCGTTGGGAACGGGAACGATCTCGTCGGCCGGTATTTTCACGATCATGTCTCGGTGCCGTTCATCACGCTTGCCGGTCCGGCTCGGGCGGAGGTGCTCCGCCGGTTCGCCCCGTATTTCTTCGACGGCACGCTGCACACTCCGAAGCTCGAGGCCTCGCCCGAACTCCAGGCGCGCCACGGAATGCTCGCCGTGATGGCGCATATCGCGCTCGAGGAGCCGGAGGAATCGGGCCTCGGCGCCGTCCGGCAGGTGCTTCGCTCGCTCCAGCGGCGCGAGTGGCTGACGCCTCCAGGGAAACTGCTTCTCGGGCTTCCGCGAGGCGCCGTCGACATCGCCTCGGCCTGGTATGGCATGAAATTTCGTCAGCGCCGTTACGTGACGCCGGGCGCGAAGGTGCAGATCAAGATCGATACGGAGCAAATGCCGTCGGCAATCAATCGCATTCGCCTCGAGAATCGCGTGGATGCCGTCGGGATGCCGAAGGCCGTGATCGACTGGCGCGTTTCCGCGGACGAAAAGCGCACCGTGGCGACCTTTGCGGGTGAGTTGAAGCGCATCTTTGCGGCCGAGGGGATCTCCGGAATGGTCTGGCCGCAGGACGTTCCCGCGGGAATGGATGCCGCGATCAGCCACAGCCACGACACTTACCACTCGATGGGGGGCACCCGTTTTGGTGCCTCGGAGCGCGAGGGAGTCGTCGATGCGGATCTGCGGGTGCATGGCGTGGAAAACCTTTTCGTGGCGAGCTGTTCGGTGTTTCCGAGCGGGGGAAGTTCCAATCCCACGTTCACGCTCATGGCGCTGACCCTGCGCCTGGCGAAGCATCTGAACGCGCGGCGGAATTCCGTAGCCACCGCGACTTCGGTCGCTGCGGAGGTCGCCGCCTCGTGA
- a CDS encoding glycosyltransferase family A protein, whose product MKISVLIAAYNAGAFIARALESVRTQRHADWELIVVEDGSHDDTEALVAKFAASVSQSVRYDNAGVNRGVAAARNRLLELAEGEALAFLDADDWWSPRHLESIHAALETGADLAVAGIELFDLVTDRPLGRYAPPEQLFLDPTTALFENSCIMTCSSIALTRAIVARVGRFDSSFQIGEDRDFWVRCALAGARFADARDVTCHYAKHATSTMGKTLLWAQQEVAFYEKYRAIREVPDVLRRDRLAHCLANFGRLQRAADPVASTCSLWRAWKLAPWRPSLVPQLVFSAGSALRPRRRGPKFKTSRP is encoded by the coding sequence GTGAAAATCAGCGTCCTCATTGCGGCCTACAATGCCGGAGCGTTCATCGCCCGGGCCCTCGAAAGCGTGCGCACGCAGCGGCACGCCGACTGGGAATTGATCGTGGTCGAGGACGGTTCGCACGACGACACCGAGGCGCTCGTGGCAAAGTTTGCGGCGTCGGTCTCGCAGTCGGTGCGATACGACAATGCGGGGGTGAATCGCGGAGTGGCCGCGGCGCGCAATCGCCTGCTCGAGCTCGCGGAGGGCGAGGCCTTGGCCTTCCTCGACGCGGACGACTGGTGGTCTCCCCGGCACTTGGAATCGATTCACGCAGCTCTGGAGACGGGCGCGGATCTGGCCGTCGCCGGCATCGAGCTCTTCGATCTCGTCACGGATCGCCCGCTGGGTCGCTACGCGCCGCCGGAGCAGCTGTTCCTCGATCCGACCACGGCGCTCTTCGAGAACAGCTGCATCATGACATGCTCGAGCATCGCACTCACCCGGGCCATCGTTGCTCGCGTCGGCCGGTTCGACTCCTCGTTCCAGATCGGTGAAGATCGCGACTTCTGGGTGCGCTGCGCCCTTGCCGGGGCTCGCTTCGCCGACGCGCGGGACGTCACCTGCCACTACGCCAAGCACGCCACCAGCACGATGGGGAAGACCCTGCTCTGGGCGCAGCAGGAGGTGGCGTTCTACGAAAAATACCGCGCCATCCGGGAGGTGCCCGACGTGCTTCGGCGCGATCGGCTCGCGCATTGCCTGGCCAACTTCGGCCGGCTGCAGCGGGCGGCCGATCCCGTCGCCAGCACCTGTTCCCTCTGGCGGGCGTGGAAGCTGGCTCCCTGGCGGCCATCCCTCGTTCCCCAGCTTGTCTTCTCCGCCGGTTCGGCACTCCGCCCCCGGCGCCGTGGTCCCAAATTCAAAACATCCCGTCCATGA
- a CDS encoding DapH/DapD/GlmU-related protein, translating into MKSATSTLKSAVRRLDNALRFPRTKVGANTFIQPGSKVAPGAEIGADCAIFRSEIGAGTTIGDAVTLADGSRIAGSVLGPGCSLESGAMVFNSTLADHVGVQTRCELTDVRIGRSSYVGRETYLSDVTAGAFCSIGPRTMMGFGDHPADFPSTAPVFYSTRRQSGLTFAERDSFVERRPITLGADVWIGAHVFVRDGVTIGDGAIVAAGAVVTRDVPAYAIVGGTPAKVIRMRFSDEIVDLLKELRWWTWPDDFLRAAQPSMSQNDIGAFLRWAEPRFPIVRDYFESKSVPSP; encoded by the coding sequence GTGAAATCCGCGACATCAACGTTGAAGTCGGCCGTCCGTCGGCTTGATAACGCCCTGCGTTTTCCCAGGACAAAGGTCGGTGCGAACACCTTCATCCAGCCCGGTTCGAAGGTCGCACCCGGGGCCGAGATCGGCGCGGATTGTGCAATTTTTCGAAGCGAAATCGGCGCCGGAACGACGATCGGCGATGCCGTGACTCTCGCGGATGGATCGCGAATCGCCGGAAGTGTTCTCGGGCCGGGATGTTCCCTCGAATCGGGGGCGATGGTGTTCAATTCCACTCTGGCGGATCACGTCGGCGTCCAGACACGATGCGAGCTGACCGATGTGCGAATCGGGCGGAGCTCCTACGTGGGCCGCGAAACGTATCTGAGCGACGTGACCGCCGGGGCGTTTTGCTCGATCGGCCCGCGCACGATGATGGGGTTCGGAGATCATCCGGCGGATTTCCCCTCCACGGCTCCGGTTTTTTATTCGACGCGCCGTCAAAGTGGCCTGACCTTCGCGGAGCGTGATTCGTTCGTGGAGCGTCGGCCCATCACGCTCGGCGCCGATGTCTGGATCGGGGCTCACGTCTTCGTGCGCGACGGGGTGACCATTGGCGACGGGGCCATCGTGGCGGCCGGAGCCGTGGTGACCAGAGACGTGCCCGCCTACGCCATCGTGGGAGGCACTCCGGCGAAAGTCATCCGAATGCGTTTCTCGGACGAGATCGTCGACCTCCTGAAAGAACTTCGCTGGTGGACCTGGCCGGATGACTTCCTCCGGGCTGCCCAGCCGTCCATGAGTCAAAACGACATCGGGGCATTTCTTCGATGGGCCGAACCCAGATTCCCGATCGTTCGTGATTACTTCGAGAGCAAGTCGGTCCCGTCGCCGTAA